The genomic interval ACCAAAAGTATTTCGCCATCAATTTCATAAATGATCCGGTAATTACCGGCACGCTTGCGAAAGGTCTGATCGTAGGTTTTCATCTTTTTTACGTCCCCGGCATAGGGATCAACTGCGAGTCCTTCCAATGCATTTGCCACAAGCTTGTAATCTCGTACCGGTAGTTTTTTGATAAACTTCTGAACCTTGGCGGTAAGCGTTACCTTATACCTCATTTACCAATTTCGTGTTTTTTATCCAATTCAGCTTTCAGATCATCCCAGCTATATCGTTCGCCGGTATCGGTTTGCTTTGCTTCCTCGTATGCGATGATATCCAGCAAGTCTTCTACAAGTTCTGATTTTGTAGAGCCATCAATCACCACTCGTTTTACACGGCCTTTGGTTGTATATTCTGTTTTTATTCCCGGCAGGTTCATGTTTTCGGTGTTTATTGGTAGTAGTAAAATTAACACAAATAAATGTAAAATGATTACCGATACTCTGGAAGTAAAAACTTCATCAGCAATATAATGCAAAGACTCGTTTCAAGAAGTTTGTACAATACCATTCAACAGGTATTTTTCGCACAAAAACACTCCTTACCCACTCTCACAATACATACTGATTCAGTTTGAGACGTACTCCGTTTCAGTCGCCAAAAACTACGGTTCAGTAAAAAAATCGGTCAAATCGCATCTTTGCGGAGGTTTATTTGCATAGAATAATATAATCTATGTACAATGTTTAAGCATACTTCTAAGTCAAAACAAATCATTACCGGACTGTGGTTATTATCTGCAACGGCCATATTTACTTCCTATAGTACCCAGGCAGATCATGGCGGTTATGGCGAAACACCACCGCAGGAAACAGATTTTATAACACTGAACAGCGGTAATGCGCCCGTAAAAACTAGTTATCCCGGCGCAATAGAAGGAAGCGTAAATGTTGATGTAAAGGCGCAGGTAAGCGGATATCTTGAAACGATTTATGTAAAAGAAGGTGATTATGTACAAAAAGGACAATCGCTTTTTAAAATCAAAAGTGAGGTATTTAATGAGCAGGTCAACAACAGCGATGCGGGTTTGAAATCGGCTCTGGCGGCTCAGGCGAATGCCGGTCTGGAAGTTGAAAAAATCAAACCGTTGGTGGAAGGGAAAGTGGTATCGGACATGCAGCTTCGTGCCGCACAGGCGAGCTACGATGCGGCGACAGCGCAGGTTGCACAGGCGAAAGCAGCTTTGGGTTCTTCTAAAATCAACGCAGGTTTTGCGCTGATCAAAGCTCCTGTGAGCGGCTACATTGGCCGCATTCCCAATCGCATTGGAAATCTGGTAATGCCATCCGACGAAGCTCCGTTGACTACGCTTTCAGACATCAATACTGTATTTGTGTATTTCTCCATGAGCGAAGCCGATTTTATCACGTTCAAAAAAGCAACCACTGGTAAGGAAGAAACCGTGGAGCTGATCATGGCTGACGGTTCCGCGTATGCACACAAGGGTAAACTGGAAAGCGCAAGTGGGAATATTGATCGCACTACGGGCAGTATGAGTATGAAAGCGGTATTCCCGAATCCTGATAAATTGTTACGCTCAGGTGGTGCCGGAAGAATTGTTATTCATCGGGTGTTGGGCGATGTGTTGAATTTGCCGATGGCTGCCGTGAAAGATATTCAGAACAAATATTTTGTATTCAAACTGGCCGACAGCAACAAGGTGGCGATGACACCGATTGAAATTGCGGGTACATCGGGCGACAATTATCTGGTAAAATCGGGTGTTCAGAATGGTGATAAAATTGCTATAAACCGCATCGATGCACTCAATGAAGGAATGGTGGTAGCTCCCAAAACAGTAACAGCAGACTCGCTTTCCAAGTAATTCAACGACAAAAATTTATCATGTTAAAAAATATAATAGACAAGCCCGTAACCGCTACGGTGATCTCTGTCGTGTTGGTTATTTTGGGTATCATTGGCTTGACCAGGCTGCCCGTAACCCGTTTTCCGGATATTTCGCCGCCTACTGTAATGGTATCCGGAAGTTATCCGGGTGGGAACAGTGAAGCCGTAATCCGCTCGGTGGTGACGCCGCTCGAAGAGCAGATCAATGGTGTGGAGAACATGCAGTACATCAAATCTACTGCGAGTAACGACGGTTCGTTTTCGATTACCGTTATTTTCAAACAGGGCGTAAATCCTGATCAGGCGGCCGTGAACGTACAAAACCGTGTGCAGCAGGCAACGCCGATTTTGCCGCAGGAAGTGATCCAGATGGGATTGACAACTTCCAAGCAGCAGAACAGTATGATCATGATTTTTAACGTATTTACGACCGACAACAGTAAATATGACGAGCTGTTTTTGCAAAATTATACGAACATCAACCTCATTCCGCAGATTAAACGTGTACCCGGTGTTGGTCAGGCGCAGTCGTTTGGTGCAAAGGATTATTCGATGCGTGTCTGGCTCAATCCACAAAAAATGGCGAGTTACGGATTGATCCCCGCCGACGTAAACCAGGCCATTGCCGACCAGAGTCTTGAATCTGCTCCGGGTAAATTGGGGCAGGAATCGCATGCGGCACTGGAATATGTGATGCGTTACAAAGGCAAAAAGAACCAGACTACCGAGTACGAAAACATTGTCGTGAAAAGAAACGGCACGGATCTGGTGCGTTTGAAAGATGTGGCAAGAATTGAATTCGGCTCTTTGAATTACGGTGGAAATACAACCTCAAATGGTAAAAATGCCGTTACGATTGCCATCCTGCAAACGACTGGTTCTAATGCCAATGAGATTGAGATTGGTGTACAGAACGTGTTGAAGAAAGCTTCCAAATCTTTTCCTCCGGGGGTTGAATACACCAGTTTGTTGAGTACCAAAGAACGTCTGGATGAAGCAACGACTCAGGTGAAATCGACTTTGATCGAGGCATTTATCCTTGTATTTATTGTGGTCTTTGTTTTCTTGCAGGATTTCCGCTCTACCATCATCCCGGCCATTGCGGTTCCGGTTGCCATTATTGGTACCTTCTTTTTTCTGCTGGTTTTCGGCTTTACGATCAACGTACTCACACTTTTCGCTTTGGTACTCGCAATTGGTATTGTGGTCGATGATGCGATTGTCGTCGTCGAGGCCGTGCATAGTAAAATGGAAGGTTCGAATATGAGTGGGAGAGAAGCGACGCACAGTGCCATGAGTGAAATTACGGGTGCTGTTGTTTCCATCACGCTTGTTATGGCGGCGGTGTTTATTCCGATTGGTTTCATGACGGGCTCGTCCGGGATTTTCTACAAACAGTTTGCCTATACTCTGG from Dyadobacter sp. NIV53 carries:
- a CDS encoding type II toxin-antitoxin system RelE/ParE family toxin, whose product is MRYKVTLTAKVQKFIKKLPVRDYKLVANALEGLAVDPYAGDVKKMKTYDQTFRKRAGNYRIIYEIDGEILLVDVLDIGDRKNIYE
- a CDS encoding efflux RND transporter periplasmic adaptor subunit, with protein sequence MFKHTSKSKQIITGLWLLSATAIFTSYSTQADHGGYGETPPQETDFITLNSGNAPVKTSYPGAIEGSVNVDVKAQVSGYLETIYVKEGDYVQKGQSLFKIKSEVFNEQVNNSDAGLKSALAAQANAGLEVEKIKPLVEGKVVSDMQLRAAQASYDAATAQVAQAKAALGSSKINAGFALIKAPVSGYIGRIPNRIGNLVMPSDEAPLTTLSDINTVFVYFSMSEADFITFKKATTGKEETVELIMADGSAYAHKGKLESASGNIDRTTGSMSMKAVFPNPDKLLRSGGAGRIVIHRVLGDVLNLPMAAVKDIQNKYFVFKLADSNKVAMTPIEIAGTSGDNYLVKSGVQNGDKIAINRIDALNEGMVVAPKTVTADSLSK